One genomic segment of Maridesulfovibrio bastinii DSM 16055 includes these proteins:
- a CDS encoding transposase gives RLYKRRKETVERSFADAKELHGHRYARMRGLSKAQEQSLLCAACQNMKKIALILSARRIFSDIFKTIAFKESSVHCFASNLGFDRPNLNFSN, from the coding sequence AAGACTTTACAAACGTCGAAAAGAAACCGTTGAGCGTAGTTTTGCTGATGCAAAAGAGCTTCACGGACATCGCTATGCCAGAATGCGCGGCCTCTCGAAGGCTCAAGAACAAAGTCTCCTCTGCGCAGCCTGCCAAAACATGAAGAAAATAGCGCTTATCCTAAGCGCTAGACGCATATTTTCTGATATTTTTAAAACTATTGCCTTCAAAGAGAGTTCCGTTCACTGTTTTGCTTCGAACTTGGGATTTGATCGACCAAATTTAAATTTTTCAAACTAA
- a CDS encoding UDP-glucose dehydrogenase family protein — protein MNICIVGTGYVGLVSAACLAEMGNHVWCVDVNPDVIETLKQGKIHIFEPGLEDMVKRNFDDERLFFTTSLEEGITKAKFVFITVGTPCGSDGRCDLQYVEAVAREIGRTMLDPKIIVDKSTVPVGTADRVRSIIVEELDKRGMYIDFDVASNPEFLKEGDAVNDFMKPDRVVVGTENEETRKEFANLYAPYARSREKLIFMGTRSAEMTKYAANCMLATKISFINEISGICEKVGADVREVRLGIGSDHRIGYFFIYPGVGYGGSCFPKDVKALINTAKEVGAVPELIKAVDSVNDRQKKVLADKIKEYFEPQGGVEGKTLALWGLSFKANTDDMRESSALAIISELTALGMKIKAFDPVAHENARKILNENSLVEIVDGQYDVLPEANALAVVTDWNQFRNPDFKRIKDYLKAPVLFDGRNLYDPAYLGDNGFAYFSIGRKPVCNS, from the coding sequence ATGAATATATGTATTGTAGGGACAGGGTATGTAGGTCTTGTCAGTGCAGCGTGTCTGGCCGAGATGGGTAATCATGTCTGGTGTGTTGATGTTAATCCTGACGTAATTGAAACTCTTAAGCAGGGTAAAATTCATATTTTTGAGCCCGGCCTTGAAGATATGGTTAAGAGAAATTTTGACGACGAAAGGCTTTTTTTTACAACAAGTCTTGAAGAAGGGATAACCAAAGCAAAATTTGTCTTTATTACAGTAGGAACACCCTGTGGCAGTGATGGCCGTTGCGACCTTCAATATGTTGAAGCTGTTGCTCGTGAAATCGGAAGGACCATGCTTGATCCTAAAATCATAGTGGATAAATCAACAGTACCTGTTGGAACAGCTGACAGAGTTAGATCCATTATTGTTGAAGAGTTGGATAAGCGTGGAATGTATATTGATTTCGATGTTGCTTCTAATCCTGAATTTTTGAAGGAAGGGGACGCAGTCAACGATTTCATGAAGCCGGATAGAGTTGTTGTCGGAACTGAGAACGAAGAAACGAGAAAAGAGTTCGCAAATCTTTATGCTCCATACGCCCGCAGTCGTGAAAAGCTTATTTTTATGGGTACCCGCAGTGCAGAAATGACCAAGTATGCAGCTAACTGCATGCTGGCAACAAAAATTTCTTTTATTAATGAAATTTCCGGTATCTGCGAAAAAGTCGGAGCTGATGTTCGTGAAGTCAGGTTGGGTATAGGTTCTGACCATAGAATTGGATACTTTTTTATCTACCCCGGCGTAGGTTATGGCGGATCATGCTTTCCAAAAGATGTTAAAGCCTTAATCAATACTGCAAAAGAAGTTGGAGCTGTACCTGAACTTATCAAGGCCGTTGATTCTGTAAATGACAGGCAGAAAAAAGTTCTCGCAGATAAAATTAAAGAATATTTTGAGCCTCAGGGTGGAGTGGAAGGAAAAACTCTTGCTTTGTGGGGATTGTCATTCAAAGCTAATACAGATGATATGCGGGAATCTTCAGCTCTTGCAATCATATCTGAATTAACAGCTCTTGGAATGAAGATTAAAGCTTTTGACCCTGTTGCACATGAAAATGCCCGTAAAATTTTAAATGAAAACAGCCTTGTTGAAATCGTTGACGGACAGTATGATGTCCTGCCTGAAGCAAATGCTCTGGCGGTTGTTACCGACTGGAACCAGTTCAGGAATCCTGATTTTAAAAGGATTAAAGATTATTTGAAGGCCCCAGTCCTTTTTGACGGTAGAAATTTGTATGACCCCGCATATCTGGGAGATAACGGTTTTGCCTATTTCTCAATAGGACGTAAGCCTGTCTGCAACAGCTAG
- a CDS encoding pyridoxine 5'-phosphate synthase gives MPFLCVNVDHVATIRQARLGTEPDPVTAAAIAELAGATGIIMHLREDRRHIQDRDIELINRTIQTKFNFEMAATEEMQALALKYKPATVCLVPEKRKELTTEGGLNCIGNEEKLKDYLAPLHELGVRSSLFIDADPEQIEAAKKIGAHYVEIHTGHFADAATRPEQKKELDKIIKGIELSQSYGLKVNLGHGLNYINIKDFAKVPGICEYSIGHSIMARAIMIGLDKAVRDMIEIINSFVD, from the coding sequence ATGCCTTTTCTTTGTGTTAATGTTGACCATGTCGCTACGATTAGACAAGCAAGACTGGGAACTGAACCTGATCCCGTTACCGCGGCAGCAATTGCGGAGCTAGCAGGTGCAACTGGCATAATAATGCACCTTAGAGAAGACCGCAGGCATATTCAGGATAGAGACATAGAACTCATAAACAGAACCATCCAGACAAAATTTAATTTTGAAATGGCCGCTACAGAAGAAATGCAGGCTTTAGCTTTAAAATATAAACCGGCTACAGTCTGTCTTGTTCCTGAGAAGAGAAAAGAGCTGACCACCGAAGGTGGCCTTAACTGCATTGGTAATGAAGAAAAACTTAAAGATTATCTGGCTCCACTGCATGAACTGGGAGTCCGTTCAAGCCTGTTTATTGATGCGGATCCGGAACAAATAGAAGCTGCAAAAAAAATTGGAGCCCACTATGTAGAAATACACACAGGCCATTTTGCAGATGCCGCAACTCGCCCTGAGCAAAAAAAAGAGCTGGATAAAATTATTAAAGGAATTGAATTAAGCCAGAGCTATGGTTTGAAAGTTAATCTTGGCCACGGATTAAACTACATAAATATCAAAGATTTTGCCAAAGTTCCCGGCATTTGTGAATATTCAATAGGTCATTCCATAATGGCAAGGGCCATCATGATCGGTTTGGATAAAGCTGTTAGAGACATGATTGAAATCATTAATTCTTTTGTGGATTAA
- a CDS encoding holo-[acyl-carrier-protein] synthase, with protein sequence MIVGLGLDITELDRIERSLNKFGERFLSKILTDSEIKMIPEKNPIPFLAARFAAKEAAVKALGTGFSNGITFHSIITAKNHLGAPTISLTGKALERSKELCVNRISVSLTHGRDNAVAVVIMES encoded by the coding sequence ATGATAGTCGGACTGGGACTGGACATCACAGAACTTGACCGTATTGAACGCTCCCTGAACAAATTCGGGGAGCGTTTTCTATCCAAAATTCTAACTGATTCTGAAATAAAAATGATTCCTGAAAAAAATCCTATCCCATTTTTAGCTGCACGCTTTGCCGCAAAAGAAGCTGCGGTAAAAGCACTGGGAACAGGATTCAGCAATGGTATAACATTTCATTCCATCATAACTGCCAAGAATCATCTTGGAGCACCAACAATTTCCTTAACTGGCAAAGCCCTAGAAAGAAGCAAAGAACTCTGCGTAAACAGAATTTCGGTATCTTTAACCCACGGTCGAGACAATGCGGTTGCAGTTGTGATAATGGAATCATGA
- a CDS encoding NAD(P)H-hydrate dehydratase produces MFSPLPTPAEMNLWDNKTINEIGIHGDILMENASREATRNLQKLQGDLSNKQFFIICGPGNNGGDGFAMGRQLMDFGARVTIFHTHPQSRYTGDAEYNFKLASKIGVELKQISEDFIPDFYKADIIIDALLGTGFEGELRPNFLKLVNKINESKKTSFILSIDIPSGLHGEKGIAQPEAVHADATITFEAAKIGLRQPSAEKYTGKLIICPIGIPKLIKNKYPVQHFEIEENILKHIPFPAPEMHKGTSGHLLIVGGSPGITGALQLAGLGALRAGTGLVTLACPSKLVPQVKTWMPELMTHGLGNGEDWDDKAAEELISIASNFQAIVIGPGLGRSEKAISLVEKFSSANHPPCVFDADALYAISKSHKANINLAENSVLTPHPGEMATLISSDIETVQKHRIETARNYAKSKKVYLVLKGAGTVIGCPDNKILQCSVSAPNLATGGSGDILAGIIGSLLARGLPAMQSSAIGVYWHARSGQYLSGDFPFRGNLSTETANSLPKVLKEILC; encoded by the coding sequence ATGTTTTCACCTCTGCCGACTCCAGCTGAAATGAATTTATGGGATAATAAAACCATAAATGAAATAGGTATACATGGCGATATCCTAATGGAAAACGCCAGTAGGGAAGCTACTCGCAACCTTCAAAAACTACAGGGAGATCTGAGCAATAAACAATTTTTTATTATTTGCGGCCCCGGTAACAATGGAGGGGACGGATTTGCGATGGGAAGACAGCTCATGGATTTTGGTGCCAGAGTCACCATTTTCCACACCCATCCTCAAAGCAGATATACTGGGGATGCAGAGTACAACTTCAAACTGGCCTCTAAAATAGGAGTTGAACTAAAGCAGATATCAGAAGATTTTATTCCTGATTTTTATAAAGCGGATATTATTATTGATGCTCTGCTAGGAACAGGATTTGAAGGTGAGCTTCGTCCTAACTTTCTAAAATTAGTAAATAAAATAAATGAATCTAAAAAAACAAGCTTCATATTGTCCATAGATATTCCTTCAGGGCTTCATGGGGAAAAAGGTATTGCGCAACCTGAGGCTGTCCATGCCGACGCGACAATTACATTTGAAGCAGCCAAAATAGGACTTAGACAACCTTCTGCTGAAAAATATACCGGTAAACTAATTATATGCCCGATAGGTATTCCTAAGCTTATTAAAAACAAATATCCTGTACAACACTTTGAAATTGAAGAAAATATTCTTAAGCATATTCCTTTTCCTGCACCGGAAATGCATAAAGGAACATCCGGGCATCTTTTGATTGTTGGAGGATCTCCAGGAATTACAGGAGCGTTACAACTGGCAGGACTTGGGGCTTTAAGAGCAGGAACAGGTCTTGTAACCCTTGCTTGCCCGTCCAAACTGGTTCCACAGGTAAAAACATGGATGCCGGAACTGATGACTCATGGATTAGGGAACGGAGAAGATTGGGATGATAAGGCTGCAGAAGAATTGATTTCCATCGCTTCCAACTTTCAGGCTATAGTTATAGGTCCGGGTCTTGGCCGTTCTGAAAAAGCTATAAGCCTTGTTGAAAAATTTTCATCAGCCAACCACCCCCCTTGTGTTTTTGACGCAGATGCTCTTTATGCAATTTCAAAAAGTCATAAAGCAAATATTAATCTAGCTGAAAATTCTGTTTTAACACCTCATCCTGGAGAAATGGCCACCCTTATCTCTTCAGATATTGAGACAGTCCAAAAACACAGAATTGAAACAGCTCGAAACTATGCAAAGTCAAAAAAAGTGTACCTCGTACTCAAAGGAGCTGGAACAGTTATAGGCTGCCCAGACAACAAAATTCTGCAGTGTTCAGTCTCAGCACCCAATCTGGCTACAGGCGGCTCGGGTGATATTCTAGCAGGAATCATAGGCTCTCTTCTTGCCAGAGGTCTGCCTGCTATGCAAAGCTCCGCAATCGGGGTATACTGGCACGCACGAAGTGGACAATACCTGAGTGGTGACTTTCCGTTTCGCGGTAATCTTTCAACTGAAACTGCAAACTCACTTCCAAAAGTTCTTAAGGAGATATTATGCTGA
- a CDS encoding CBS domain-containing protein encodes MLKAKDIMSTDVVTLTPDTDIATAAKLLVERHINGVPVINEDGSLAGVLCQSDLVAQQKSVRLPSLFTLLDGYIAFTSNAEMEKEISKISATKVEQAMTVSPKTITPEATIEDIANLMINKKLYTLPVIENKKLIGIVGKEDILKVLTNND; translated from the coding sequence ATGCTGAAAGCCAAAGATATAATGAGTACAGATGTTGTCACGCTGACACCGGACACAGATATTGCTACAGCTGCTAAACTTCTTGTTGAAAGGCACATAAATGGAGTCCCGGTGATTAATGAAGATGGAAGCTTAGCTGGAGTATTGTGTCAAAGTGACCTTGTAGCACAGCAGAAATCAGTACGCCTTCCTTCATTATTCACTCTGCTTGATGGATATATTGCATTCACATCAAACGCAGAAATGGAAAAAGAAATCTCCAAAATATCTGCCACAAAGGTAGAACAGGCGATGACAGTCTCCCCAAAAACAATCACACCTGAGGCCACAATTGAAGATATTGCAAATTTAATGATAAATAAAAAACTTTACACACTTCCGGTCATTGAAAATAAAAAATTAATTGGAATTGTGGGTAAAGAAGACATTTTAAAAGTTTTGACTAATAATGACTAA
- the tsaE gene encoding tRNA (adenosine(37)-N6)-threonylcarbamoyltransferase complex ATPase subunit type 1 TsaE, giving the protein MKLILPDEQATIKLGLALANFLKGRKKFLPFFFNGDLGSGKTTLVKSLVENLPGAENAEVSSPSFNILNIYPTKPRVNHFDLYRLEGQTPDDDFFDLLNNKKSLTVVEWVQYLDINLWPESAILFFWQPAESGRIIKLTNHGEASDLYNDLLSHLKSFT; this is encoded by the coding sequence ATGAAATTAATTTTACCTGATGAGCAGGCCACCATAAAGCTTGGTCTGGCTCTTGCCAATTTTCTTAAGGGCAGGAAAAAATTTCTGCCCTTTTTTTTCAATGGAGACCTTGGATCTGGAAAAACTACTCTGGTTAAATCTCTTGTCGAAAATCTTCCTGGAGCAGAAAACGCAGAAGTTAGCAGCCCAAGTTTCAATATTCTTAATATCTACCCGACAAAACCACGCGTTAATCATTTTGACCTATATAGACTGGAAGGACAGACCCCTGATGACGATTTTTTTGATTTGCTGAACAACAAAAAATCTTTGACAGTTGTAGAGTGGGTTCAGTATCTGGACATTAATTTATGGCCGGAAAGCGCAATACTTTTTTTCTGGCAACCTGCAGAGTCAGGCAGAATAATTAAATTGACCAATCACGGCGAGGCGTCAGATCTCTATAATGATCTGCTGTCGCATCTCAAGTCTTTTACATAA
- a CDS encoding aspartate kinase, with protein MNIVVQKFGGTSVRNLKCMKQVLEKVLVPYNKGNKVVVVLSAMSGETNRLLGLADEWSSTPDKAELDSLVSTGEQVSTALFTMLLKDKGIKARSLLGFQAPIKTNSAFTRARILNIDNEKIKSMLEEYDILVVAGFQGCDENQRITTLGRGGSDTSAVAIAAVLKAEVCEIFTDVPGVFTTDPNICSQARKLDTVTYDEMLEMASMGAKVLQIRSVEFAKKYNVKVHVRSTFSDEIGTYVTQEDKKMESLLVSGIAYDKDQARITLARVKDVPGVSASLFTPIAEQGILVDMIVQNPSRDGRTDMTFTVPRADLNKTLEIIDSIREEMGTEEVLYDKNVCKISVIGVGMRNHSGVASKAFKALREDNINILMISTSEIKITCLIEEKYTELAIRTLHNTFGLDQSAVEENLN; from the coding sequence ATGAACATCGTGGTACAAAAATTCGGCGGAACATCGGTCAGAAATCTGAAATGCATGAAACAAGTTTTGGAAAAAGTCCTTGTCCCATACAACAAGGGCAATAAAGTTGTTGTTGTACTTTCAGCTATGTCCGGAGAAACCAATAGACTTCTAGGACTTGCTGATGAGTGGTCCTCAACTCCTGATAAAGCAGAGCTGGACTCGCTGGTATCTACAGGAGAACAGGTTTCAACCGCTCTTTTTACTATGCTGCTAAAAGACAAAGGGATTAAAGCCCGTTCCCTTTTAGGTTTTCAGGCTCCGATCAAAACAAATTCTGCTTTTACAAGGGCCAGAATTTTAAATATCGACAATGAAAAAATTAAATCCATGCTTGAAGAATACGACATACTTGTTGTTGCCGGATTCCAAGGATGTGATGAAAATCAAAGGATCACAACTCTTGGCCGCGGTGGTTCAGACACATCTGCTGTTGCCATAGCAGCTGTTCTGAAAGCTGAAGTCTGCGAAATTTTTACAGACGTCCCCGGAGTTTTTACAACCGATCCCAATATATGCTCTCAAGCCAGAAAACTTGATACCGTAACGTATGACGAAATGCTGGAAATGGCCAGTATGGGTGCAAAAGTATTACAAATACGTTCAGTTGAATTCGCTAAAAAATATAATGTTAAAGTTCACGTCCGCTCCACTTTCAGCGACGAAATCGGAACATATGTCACTCAGGAGGACAAAAAGATGGAATCCCTACTAGTTTCAGGAATTGCTTATGATAAAGATCAGGCTCGAATTACCCTCGCTCGGGTTAAGGATGTACCCGGTGTCTCAGCCAGCCTGTTCACTCCCATAGCAGAACAGGGAATCCTTGTAGACATGATTGTCCAGAACCCGAGCCGTGACGGCAGAACAGATATGACTTTCACCGTACCCAGAGCTGATCTTAATAAAACGCTCGAAATCATTGATTCAATCCGGGAAGAAATGGGTACTGAAGAAGTTCTGTACGACAAAAATGTTTGTAAAATTTCAGTTATCGGTGTTGGAATGCGCAATCATTCCGGCGTAGCTTCAAAAGCTTTTAAAGCTTTAAGGGAAGACAATATCAATATCCTCATGATCAGTACCTCTGAGATTAAAATTACCTGCCTGATAGAGGAAAAATACACCGAGCTTGCCATAAGAACTCTTCACAATACCTTCGGTCTTGATCAGAGTGCGGTCGAAGAAAATTTAAATTGA
- the cimA gene encoding citramalate synthase, protein MKTVKIYDTTLRDGTQSEEINLSVQDKIRLTIKLDELGIHYIEGGWPGSNPTDEEFFNEIKNYNLKTAKVAAFGSTHNVRTTPEKDKNLNALIKSKAKALTIFGKTWDFHVTEALGIKLDRNLELITNSLSYLRSQVEDLFFDAEHFFDGFKNNSEYALSCLKAAVAGGADILVLCDTNGGTLPNEVAEIIREVKKNIPEAQLGIHAHNDCELAVANSITAVENGAVQIQGTMNGYGERCGNANICSIIPNLDLKMGYKSIGKEKIAKLTEVSAYVAEIANLRPFMRQPYVGQGAFAHKGGIHVSAVLKNTKTYEHVTPEEVGNTRRVLLSDLAGASNILFKARQYGYDLAKDDPSVQTILTEIKEREKMGYEYSVAEASFELLFFKAMGWSKKYFEFVNFFVVDAKRREDLEPFSEATVIVKVHGEESHTAASGQGPVNALDGALRKSLEPFYPELKNVKLQDFKVRVLSGAVRSSDGTSANVRVLIESTDGKSQWTTMGVSNNIIEASWQALVDSINYKLFKGDPQKWPKQNERTK, encoded by the coding sequence ATGAAAACAGTAAAAATATACGATACTACATTAAGAGACGGTACACAGTCAGAAGAAATAAATCTCAGCGTACAGGACAAAATTCGCCTTACAATTAAACTTGATGAACTGGGAATCCATTATATTGAAGGAGGATGGCCCGGTTCTAACCCTACAGATGAAGAATTCTTTAATGAAATAAAAAATTATAACCTCAAAACTGCAAAAGTTGCTGCTTTTGGTTCAACACACAACGTCCGAACTACCCCGGAAAAAGATAAAAATCTGAATGCGTTGATCAAATCAAAAGCTAAGGCTCTGACAATATTCGGTAAAACATGGGATTTTCATGTCACCGAAGCCTTAGGTATCAAACTTGATCGTAACCTCGAGTTGATAACTAACAGTTTGTCATACCTGAGGTCGCAGGTTGAAGATCTCTTTTTTGATGCTGAACACTTTTTTGATGGATTCAAAAATAACAGCGAGTATGCTCTGAGCTGCTTAAAGGCCGCTGTGGCTGGAGGAGCAGACATACTTGTGCTCTGCGATACCAACGGTGGGACACTCCCAAACGAAGTAGCAGAAATAATAAGAGAAGTTAAAAAAAATATTCCTGAGGCACAATTAGGAATACATGCTCATAACGACTGTGAACTGGCTGTAGCAAACTCAATTACCGCTGTAGAAAACGGTGCTGTTCAGATTCAGGGAACAATGAACGGTTACGGTGAGCGCTGTGGTAATGCAAATATATGCTCCATCATCCCAAATCTTGACCTTAAAATGGGATACAAAAGTATTGGTAAAGAAAAAATTGCCAAGCTTACTGAAGTATCTGCGTATGTGGCTGAGATAGCCAATCTGCGCCCATTCATGAGGCAACCATACGTTGGACAGGGAGCCTTTGCTCATAAAGGTGGAATCCATGTCAGTGCAGTTCTTAAAAACACTAAGACTTATGAACATGTGACTCCGGAAGAAGTTGGAAATACCCGCAGGGTACTTCTTTCAGACCTTGCAGGCGCAAGCAATATTCTTTTTAAAGCCAGACAGTATGGTTATGATCTGGCTAAAGATGATCCATCCGTCCAGACCATTCTTACGGAAATAAAAGAAAGAGAAAAAATGGGGTACGAATATTCAGTAGCTGAAGCCTCGTTCGAACTTTTATTCTTTAAGGCTATGGGATGGTCCAAAAAATATTTTGAATTTGTTAACTTCTTTGTTGTAGACGCCAAAAGAAGAGAGGATCTTGAACCTTTCTCGGAAGCTACAGTAATTGTCAAAGTTCATGGTGAAGAGAGCCATACTGCTGCTTCAGGACAGGGACCTGTAAATGCTCTGGATGGAGCGTTGAGAAAATCATTAGAGCCATTTTATCCTGAGCTGAAAAATGTAAAACTTCAGGATTTTAAAGTTAGAGTACTTTCGGGTGCTGTTCGCAGTTCTGATGGAACAAGTGCCAATGTTCGAGTACTGATTGAATCCACTGATGGGAAATCTCAGTGGACTACAATGGGTGTCAGTAACAACATAATTGAGGCCAGTTGGCAGGCTCTGGTAGATTCTATAAATTACAAACTCTTTAAGGGTGACCCCCAGAAATGGCCTAAGCAAAATGAGCGGACAAAATAA
- a CDS encoding MBL fold metallo-hydrolase, whose translation MSGQNKNYFKITVLCDNETTSPDLEKEWGLSMSIQLPDKNFWLWDAGATDLFLRNAEKLNVVPEKAVGLALSHGHWDHTGGMDALMDKGFIGPVYAHAEFASKRYSEEDDGSCKDASFSCRYPGTIIVRDQVELDEGIYMITSIKRRPGLFEATDGLFVDSEKNTVDTVPDDAFLLLDTPSGPVVILGCCHSGIANTLYHMQEVTGINKVHAILGGLHLYRSTEDQKLETAKVIEEFGTELVSPGHCSGNAGYEYLKEKLSCKVIPMGSGSKYEF comes from the coding sequence ATGAGCGGACAAAATAAAAATTATTTCAAGATAACAGTTCTCTGCGACAACGAAACTACATCTCCTGATCTTGAAAAAGAATGGGGATTATCCATGTCTATTCAGCTTCCTGATAAGAATTTCTGGTTATGGGACGCTGGAGCCACAGATCTGTTTCTTAGAAATGCAGAAAAATTAAATGTTGTTCCTGAGAAAGCGGTTGGGCTGGCTCTCAGTCACGGGCATTGGGATCATACAGGTGGAATGGATGCACTTATGGACAAAGGCTTTATTGGCCCAGTGTATGCCCATGCGGAATTTGCCTCAAAGCGCTACTCGGAAGAAGATGATGGCAGCTGTAAGGATGCATCGTTTTCCTGCCGGTACCCGGGAACTATAATAGTCAGAGATCAGGTAGAGCTTGATGAAGGAATCTACATGATAACTTCTATTAAAAGAAGACCAGGATTATTTGAAGCAACTGACGGTCTGTTTGTTGATTCTGAAAAAAATACAGTAGATACAGTACCTGATGATGCATTCCTGCTGCTGGACACTCCTTCAGGACCGGTAGTAATCCTAGGCTGCTGCCATAGCGGAATTGCCAATACATTATACCATATGCAGGAAGTCACAGGAATTAATAAAGTTCATGCCATTCTTGGTGGTCTGCATCTGTATCGCAGTACTGAAGATCAAAAATTAGAAACAGCCAAGGTTATTGAAGAATTCGGAACTGAGCTGGTTTCTCCAGGACATTGTAGCGGAAACGCCGGTTATGAATATTTAAAAGAAAAACTATCCTGTAAGGTAATCCCCATGGGCTCAGGTAGTAAATACGAGTTTTAA